The genomic stretch CAGGGCTGCCATAAGCGATTaccttaaaactatttttttttatccggCCTGTAAatatgtgtgcttagtgcgagttttttaacgttctcgatagcgtaaaagtaattcaaatttgtatggagttggatcagcgcccctagcggcaaacgtaggcaaacattccaactctatacaaatttggctaacttttacgctatcgagaacgttaaaaaactctcactaagcacactggtcagtATGTGACGCGAGACAGAACTATGTACTTCACTATGAAGAACTAATTTGATTACGTGTAGATATATCGTTCGTGTCATTTGTGATCGAAGTCGATTTTTAAGCATTACATACTAACGTCACGCCCAAAGAAAATATGCTTAGGACAGTTTTACGGTTTCATATTATGTAACATCTTCTCGAAGGTCAATCCTAGTTTGAGAACAGGTACGTTGAGTATTCGCTCGAGCGGCAGGGCGGCGCAGCGCTTGCGGGCGCCGCACGCCGGCCAGCATCAGGACAGCGCCAGGTAGAGCGCCAGCCCCGTGAGCAGCGCCAGCGCGCCCAGCGCCGCCAGCAGCAGCGCGCGGTGCCGCAGCGCGCGCGCCGACATGCCCGCCGCCACCCGCCACGACCGATCCAGCTCCTCGTCGGTCTCGCGCAGCTACAATATCCAATATAAAGCATTCACACATTTTTAGAGCTTGAGATGGGTCCAGATTGGGCCCGCCTGggtttaaatggttactggagacatctacaacgtaaatgtcgccactcatcttgagatataagttctacattatgtatgtattatatatatatatattttttttttcactggattggtacaccgcgcgtaattcgtttccaaatgattcttgtccacctgatggttgtctggaagagatcgctcttagcgataagaccgccaattgtactttttgtatttaatgtattgcactgtttatttgtttttttggtgtacaataaagaatactctctctctctctctcttctaagatctctcagtatagttacaacggctgccccacccttcaaaccgatactcattactgcttcaagaaagaccagtaaaaaataccattgttatcattttaaaaaGAACCAGACTAATAAACTCATTAGCTTTATTACTACATTTTAAGTATTCTCTctattaaatttctttatttcataattaatgTACAGTAAATAGTTCATTTGGATCACCACACCACTTCATAGTATTATCAGATAACGATATTTCTAAGCTCACCCGAGCGCGCGACCGCTGTATGGTCTCCCGCTGTACGCTGAGATCCTGCAGCACAGCTGCTCCCACCTGCAAAAAATTTTTATGCGAACAATTCACGATTGTATGTGAATATGTGAAAACATTGTATGAACTGTACATACTCTGCTTttgaaaaaatgttaattattgtACAATGAGGTTGTTAGGAGAGTATTAACTATGATTGTAGAAGGCTTTAGAGAAAGAGGTAgatgtagacctaagaagaaatggtatatgatagaggagtatgaaaggagaaaacatattgcgccgaTCCCGgttgactgggagaagggcaggagaatgatgattgtACAAAATGTACCTGTTCAGTCTCGAGTAGGACTCTATATCCTTCAGACAAAACTCGGCCTCCGCGTTCAAGGCGCTCTGAGTTGTCGAGCAACTGTCGGCGCTCATCGCCCGCACCCCAGTCCTCGCTCTCCGACACCTCACCCACTACTGTAcagcacataataatataatggttGTATTAGTTTAATAAAGGTAATAATAATCcttatccatttttttttattgcttagatgggtggacgagctcacagcccacgactttaagtagttactggagcccatagacatttacaacgcaaatgccgtcaTCAtgcccccacccaccttgagatataagttctaaggtctcaagtatagcggctgccccaccattcaaaccgcaattcattattgcttcacggcagaaataggcacagtGGTGGTagttacccgcgcggactaaacGGAATCCTATAAAAATTCGATAATCGAAATATCCTATAAACGGAAAGGGTTATTATAAATACTGAAAAGGGTTATCATAATCGTGACGTGGCAAATTATTCTTCATTGATTCCAAAACGAGACAACGTATTTATTGATAACTCcagttttttataattattcaatACTGCAGGTATGCCTGATTGTACATACATGCCTAATGTTTTATACTAGATAAAGATCATCTTACACTGAATGCTTTTTCATAgtgaaaaaacaatattattatgtgttttaTTCCTATGTTGTCTAGTTTCCATGATCGgtgcaatttaaaaaatgtgttattagTGAGCACTGATGATACCGAATCAATATCTAAAACAgcctctatctatctatctatctcttaggtttatggagtttccttttagatttcgccaatgtcaagtgtatataatactctgctttctatagctggcttcgtgaacgagcaaggtcacagatattcactaagtaaaacagaaacaaattttaacttaaattaaattatgccTTTAAAATTATTCAGTCTCCAATTGATACAGTcaagtttttataaataaacatctatagtatagacaaataaatttataatcaaaTTACATAATCAATTGTTTTGAGTTGTTCAAcaagaaatttaaataatcattaCACAACTTACAATGTCCATTGGTTCCGAGTGTAGTTTTGAACTGTTGTTTGACTCGCTGCAGTTCAGCACGGTAAGCAGCTACACGGGGACCTCGTGCTTCCAACTCCAACTGTTCCAACTACaaatatttctgccatgaagaaATTGTTAATTGTGATTTGTAGGGGAATTATGGAAGTCTAAGTACTGGTGGAGTTCACTTAACATTGTCTTTTGCATACCATTCAACTCCCATTGGAATGTGAGCTTGAGTAAACCATATTTTGCAATCAAGAACTGTACACTTAACATTCTCTATATTGAACTTACCAAATCATTTGCCTCTTCAAAGTTTGACTGTATTTCTCTTGATAATTGTTCTCGGTTTTCTGTGTatcaaaatagtttaaattaaaacattgtcTATGCGCACACTCTTTCAACCTAATGACAATTGACAAGCCTGCAACATGCGATCAACTCATCTTAATTAGGACTACAAGCTTTAGATGGGattttcaaatgtaaatattgtGACTTTGAGAACTAAATTTACTACACTAATTAACTTTGAGGAAATAAATCAAGAATGAAGAGAATCATAGGTGTGGTTTCATGGTTAAATCAAAGGAACACTTATCTGTAACCTCTATATCTATTATTGCATTATCTTGCtcatattttgtttcatttttctatTATCATGATAtcgaatttaaagatttttaaatcaTGATGATAAACTGCGAATTGAGAACTTATTGCAGCTAGTTTTCTTCCCTACCTGCAGTGCCATTTTTTAATCGTCCTATTTTTGCGGTGATGTCGGCAGTAAGCACCGAATATTGCTGCTCATAAGATTGCACTAATGTGGCCATCGTCTTAATTTACCTGGTACCTAAACagcattacattacattaacaagtaaaaatcaataatagttTAGGTATCGATTTTTATGAGCCTTGATAGATATGATGGTTCTGTAAATTGATATAGTAATttctgataataaataaataaatgtatgaatACAGCCTCGTTAATTAACAAAGGTGAAATTATAACAGATTAAAAACAACGATACAGGACAAAAGGAAAACATTAAGCATAATTTGCCACCTGATACTAAGCAAACGTGAATTGTCAAGTGTCAATCAAGTAGTAGTTTCATTTTTCCAAGTGGAAAGGCGAAGGTATCACACTATACAGCCTTATTTTTTGTATGATGTTTAGTAATCTCTTTCATGAAAAATAATAGTAGggagcgaaatgaaatgaagttgattgtTTTGAGATATTACTCAATCGAGATTAaaagaaatgagatgagatgatatgggatgaaatataatctcaattaaATGGTGGAAATCTACTGAGAcattttcagtgaactttttggaagatcccgagaagcttcgtccagcggctttgttccattttcccacatttgtgcactttcacaagtattaaacagctaataaaccaccgttattacacatttaaatctgaagaaatgAGACAAATAACACCATAGGTGTTAGTTAGTTAAGGAATGATTTATGGAATGGATGGATGGAATAGCCTCTCAGTAAAATACTTCGAATTTATTCAGAGTTTAATGGACtgaatttgtaataataattgagaATCCTTTTTAAATCATCACAACCAATCAAAATTATTACTTCCCAATAAagcttttcataaaaattaaatagccTTCGACCTTTCGTAATAAATTTTTTGCTGTAGATGGGCGTTATCTCCTTTGTCTAATCATTGAATTTGATAAAACAACAATTGATGTTGAAAGATTGAATTTTGCTTTGAAGGAAGCTGTTTAAAAATAGCGATATGAAACTACGAACCAATGTAATTTGCATTTACGAAACATAAAATTGGACTTAGGTGCTCAAATTGCTATTGGCATAGCAATAACAGTTGTTAGAAATGTGATGTTGACTTGAATTAACAAGTTCAAATATTGACTCACAATTTTTTGTAAACAAGGGATTTTTAAAGGTAACGTACCTACCTGCTTACTATATTTTTCCCAGTATGCTCGTTGACTACTATAATTCATTACGAATGCAGATCAAAAATCCATTTTAAAGATCGAGGTGACCATTAGGAGAAGTATGTGCAATCTAGGATGCAGTCGCTATATTTTCTCGTACATAATTTCCCTTATAAAATTTGCTTTCTCTTTGTTTTTAAGGCGAACCGTTTTATATATTGAGAATCGTTTGTAGACTATGAGGTTTATGATGATCTTAAATTTCCTAATAGTGATCGAATGAATGTACCTGCTGATACCTATATGTTATCGAAAATCCCGAAAGATGTTTGACGCGAAAGTCGAGTTAATTTCGTTGCGTAGTTTTCATGTAACTATCTATTTTTTCAAGGGCAACCAATAAGCTAAATACCAGCTATATAATGATTACTGGAAAGCTAACTGTGAAAATGGATGTCAATATGACTGGATTTATACTTAGTTAACTTTTGAGGTTTCTGAGGATTAGTCCAGTGTTGTACAGGACAATAGGATATATTTTGATGTATTAAATCTGTTTCCAATCAATGATGCAATTAAAAGGGGCTAGGTGTGGTAAGGTTTATGGAAAAAAAGATATATCGATAGGTTTCAAGAAACATATAgggttatattaatataatatatactaatatataaatctacagtggtttttacggatgttccgttataattactgaatcatgcatccgattgacttgattaatggataggctaatatttatggtgttggactccctaataataatgacaataaataataatgttaattttaaatgcccagctaAGCAGGCGAATACGTCTAGTAAGATTATAAAGCTTAATCAGCAGATGGACGTTTGTCCAATTACTCTGCTTTAAGACTTGAATATATGATATTGAGGGacgaaagactatttggttaaAGTGACATTATGCAACTTTAttacagaagagccatttaaagttaaaaattagCAAATAGTATCATAACAACATAACTTCTTCAGGTATTTGAATGCtataaagttcaattaaaaatattgaattgttgatgctaatatcaaataaattgaacctttaattacaaagataaatatcgtatattataatataatagtatatatataatagcccCTCCATATGAGCATTATAAATACATTACTGTGAGGTGGCTGTGAGCATTCTTGCAGGAAATTTGTAAAGttcactaatatataaatagaatcatataaaaatgtgaAGTCAAAAATGGtgactatagaaataaaattttgcatCTCTAAATTGAAAGCAACCTTGATAATTTGTCCCCAATCATTCTCCCAACTGTGAAACTATGGTTCTAAAAAGACAAAtagtttgaataaataatagaataagTAAAAgagtaaataaaagaataaaaagacAATTTTTGATTGACCCAGTTCATAAATCAATCTCTTCTTATTATAAACTTGTTTCTTTTTCATTCCAGAAACATGTTACATAATTGTGAAGAAGATTCTGGGCGAAGTTCCTGCTCAGCTTCAGGTGGCTTGAGTCCAATTATTGACAAGATGAATTTTGACTCATCTCCAATTGATTTATCAAAATTGAAGCATATGAAAAGACATTCAAAAGACTTCAGTAGTAATACTGATCTAAAAGTCAGCAACCGTCCAAGAAGTTTTGTAAGCCTATTGAAGTCTCCAGATGAAAAAGACCCTTTTCCGAGCTACAGGCTGCCCAGACATCACAGACAACCTGTTCTTAATCTATTTAATATGTCAAGACGAGGGGGACTTAGTACTGCACACTCTACTTTAGATATAGCAAGTAGTACTCAAATAGAAACAGCAGAGCCCAGATTACAAAATAACACTCTATCAATGAACGCTATTCTGAAAAATGACTTTGttcataaaaatacatgtaaaactATGAATTTCAGACGAGGGAAACCTGTTCAAAGGGCAGCTTCTCGACTTTATAAAGCTGACAGTGATGCCAAAGGCAAAGAAGGATGCACCGGTCCAGAGTTTATTGTGAGAGCTTCACAATCTCCCAGGAAGTTAGATCTGACGCTTTCGGCTAATTCTGAtcgaaaaattataaatgtggtGTTGCTTAATGGCCAACAATTTGAAGTGACTTGTGACTCAAACATCATAACCGCCGGCCAACTCTTTGAAGCTTTAATACACAGTGAGAAATATGAACACAATTTCATGTTAGGTATAGCTGCTTTGATTGGTGGAGATTTTGTTTTCTTACCAGATgactataaattaaaaaagctagCTCCAGATGGCTGGCACAAAGCAAATTGTAAGAAGAACAAAATATTAGTAGAAGATGACTCTATGACTGTGTTCTTGAGGATAAAATTCTTCCTCCCAAAGAACATATCAAATAATATTCAAGATGGGGAGTGGCAGTACAGAGTGTATTTACAACTGAGAAGAGCTACTGTTGAAGGTCAATTAACTTCAACTATACAGAATCTTATACTGTTAGCTGGTTATGCCTTGCACGTTGAATTTGGTGAGTTTTCCTACAGAGAACATGGAAGTGcagattattttttactagAACATTATTTACCTGAAACagttattacaaataatatggCTGATATTAAATTGCGCATGAAAAGAGCTCATGAATCTCGACATGGATTAGATAGGAATAAAGCTATTATCAACTTCATTACGCTAGCTCAAACGTTTCGCGATTATGGAGCTCATTTCTACTCTGCAGTGTGGTCTACTCGCGATGGCTTCTGTAGGGATGTGTGGCTATCCATTGGTCCACGAGGAATTACCATCTATTCTCGATACAATCAGATGTCTATCGAATCATGTTCAACTAACCGCATTGTGCTCCAATGCCTGCCTTGGCATCATATACGCACATTTTATTACAACAAAAAGAGCctttatataattccgaacTCATATTCTGGTCTATCCAAAATTGGGATAAAGTACAAGCTTAAAATGACAGATAACAAgagttatttttcattttggtTAGCTTCATTGCACCACAGATTGTATTTGAAGCTTTATGCTAAGGAAGACTTTATAAACTATTTGGCTGATGAACTTAATTGTGCAATAAACCAAGAGGGAAGTCCTAAGAAAGTGGAATGTAGCAACTATCAAGACAGCTATAATCTAGCAGTAAGAAATCCTATAAGGTCAAAACGGCCTATGCGACGAAGATTTAAAATGGATATTTTTGGtgacaaaaacaaagaaaatgagAAGCCTAATACAGAAGAACTATTAAGGCAAGTGCTTTCTCCACTGCACAGTGAAGAAAATTTGCTAAACACATCCACCATGGACCTTCACCGTGAAAACTCTTCAAATGAATGCCTTTCTTCTTCAGAAAGCTGTAGCTTACCAAAAAGACACGGTGTCAAAATGGGAACAAGAGTTTTTAATGGAATGAAACCGTTTAATAAGTACGGACAAACATCACCGCCCAACAACTACACTAACCATCATAGGTCTGATGAAATTGTAACTACCCAAAGTGACTCTGATGATTTTAGTCTAGACAGAAAACAGTGTACTATAAACAGTATGAGATTGTTACCAGAAAGACATTACAATACCAGTTTATCGAATATACCTACAGCATATGTATTGGAGTCTCCCAAAATATACCCAGAAAACCATTGCTATATAGCTTCGAACGATTCTTGTCTTAATACATCACTGTTTGAAAGGCTAGATAATATGGAGTGTGTACAAGGCGAAAGACTGTTTGTTACCGCTGTTTTGCAAAGAGACCAAATGAATGCTTTAGGGCTGCAGGTAGCAGAAGGGTCTGATGGtaacgtgtatattaagtcgaTCACATCAGGAAGTCCAGCAGATGCTTGCAAAAAATTATTACCCGGGGACCAAATCATATCTGTGAATGGTAAGACACTGTTGAATATAAAATACGACAAAGCTCTTGAACTGTTGCAATCCGCCCCGCAAACTGTCGAACTTATAGTCCTACAAAACTCTCAGAAATATAGCCACATAAGTACGACTGAAGCTGATACTAGTGATAcagatatttgtaaaataagtgGCAGTATCGGCAGTGCCTTAGACACAGAAATAACTGATGATGAATTGCTTAATGAAGAAGCACTGAAAACTATTTACGCGCTAATAAAATTCACaaaagaaaaagtaataaatagaaTTAAAGAAAAGCCAACCAGACAAAATTCACCCAATGAAAGAAGCTTATATAAAAGTTCCTCCGAGAATAAAGTGTATGAAGAAAATGACTTAGGAACTTGTTCGTCCCAAGAAGACACACcacaaaagaaaaataagttCGATACGTGGCGCAGCTGTGTTTCGGACAGCAGACCAAGAAGAAGACCTTTGAGCTTGAGTATACCGAAAGAAATCAATTTTGATCGCTATTTAGATGAAAATAATAAGATCAAAAAGTCATCTCTGGTTTGCTTGCAAACAGCACCGAGCGGCCCTAGTGACGATGATAATAACTCCGTTAAAAATGTTGCTTTACCGCGAAATTTCGGGCTGAGTCGAAAGTGGGTCGGTCCCGTGAGATACCCCGTGACTCCGTGTAAGAATGTCGCCCCCGAAGCTGGGGCAGCTTCAAGATCAGACGCTGACGTTACGAGAAGGCACTTCGTCTACGGCATTGGCGACTCTGACGAAGATCagatatttttataaagttgttatttttgctaaaatgtttattatcaCATATACTTACGTTATGTAGATACATaggtttatatacatatttgcagAGAATATAATCTTGGTACCAGGGCCAAAGTAAAACTGCCTAGAGACGGATCTGTGGGTCCAGAAAAAACGATTATCCTAAAAGTGACTTGAATCGATCCGCCGTCAGATAGTTCGTGAGCTGGCGACGAATTGTAGGAAGATATTTTCGGCAATTTAATGATTTACATAAGCGGTATGTTATCGATGTTAACAAGTTTTTTAATCGCGAAACAGAGGGCTTGCGGGTATTTTGGTACCGCACATTATATGACATtcctctaaaataaataaataaatatttaggcacttttcttttatttttggtaAAATAATCAATATTCTGTAATAGTATTTATGTATACAATAAATGGCAGTATGTGATGTTAAAGAGCAAGCCCAAGACAGGgtgaagtggagacaacttgtgagggccctatgtaccagcgggataCCCTAGgtcctaggactacaacaacaacgaAAAATTGCAGTATGTTCCGAGAGGAGTGTTCTGAGGAAATGTTTCAGATGATATCTTTATTTCGTTTCTACTATCTGCCATCGGAGCATATCTGGCCTAAAATGAACTCCCTTCCAGTGTGTTTTAACACTAGCAACGGGTTGGCTATCCATGATCGAATACTCACTACCATAGGGGTCGTATACTCGTGTGCCTAGACAGATAAAAATTGGTAAACAAATTCCAGACTATTTTGACGGTTGTGAAATCTAATTAAGACTGCTACAAAGttctttttaaagtttattttttttataaattaggaGTTAATTATTATGCTCAGTGCGAAAAAAGTCATATAATGATGTAATTGGGAAGATCTATTTAATTGCAGAACCGCTGTTTCAACCTGCCCACCAGCACGCCTGCTTGACATCTGCAAATATATCGTCAATGTCGTCGTGTAATAACCTGGCATAACCCAACGAGGTTACTGGGATAGGTGGACcaaatatttattactggtcataggacctcttgtgagtttgcacgggtaggtactaccaccctgcctatttctgctgtgaagcagtaatgcgtttcggttcgaaggatgggacagccgttgtactatactgagaccttgtggcctaaaggataagacgtccggtgcattcgtatgtagcgatgcaccggtgttcgaatcccgcaggcgggtaccaatttttctaatgaaatacgtactcaacaaatgttcacgattgacttccacggtgaaggaataacatcgtgtaataaaaatcaaacccgcaaaattataattatttgcgtaatcactggtggtaggacctcttgggagtccgcacggtaggtaccaccgccccgcctatttccgccgtgaagcagtaatgcgtttcggttcgaagggtggggtagccgttgtaactatacctactgagatcttagaacttatatctcgaggtgggtgacgcatttacgttgtagatgtctatgggctccagtaaccacttaacaccaggtgggctgtgagct from Bombyx mori chromosome 3, ASM3026992v2 encodes the following:
- the LOC101735547 gene encoding vesicle transport through interaction with t-SNAREs homolog 1A; its protein translation is MATLVQSYEQQYSVLTADITAKIGRLKNGTAENREQLSREIQSNFEEANDLLEQLELEARGPRVAAYRAELQRVKQQFKTTLGTNGHLVGEVSESEDWGAGDERRQLLDNSERLERGGRVLSEGYRVLLETEQVGAAVLQDLSVQRETIQRSRARLRETDEELDRSWRVAAGMSARALRHRALLLAALGALALLTGLALYLALS
- the LOC692909 gene encoding tyrosine-protein phosphatase isoform X1; this translates as MLHNCEEDSGRSSCSASGGLSPIIDKMNFDSSPIDLSKLKHMKRHSKDFSSNTDLKVSNRPRSFVSLLKSPDEKDPFPSYRLPRHHRQPVLNLFNMSRRGGLSTAHSTLDIASSTQIETAEPRLQNNTLSMNAILKNDFVHKNTCKTMNFRRGKPVQRAASRLYKADSDAKGKEGCTGPEFIVRASQSPRKLDLTLSANSDRKIINVVLLNGQQFEVTCDSNIITAGQLFEALIHSEKYEHNFMLGIAALIGGDFVFLPDDYKLKKLAPDGWHKANCKKNKILVEDDSMTVFLRIKFFLPKNISNNIQDGEWQYRVYLQLRRATVEGQLTSTIQNLILLAGYALHVEFGEFSYREHGSADYFLLEHYLPETVITNNMADIKLRMKRAHESRHGLDRNKAIINFITLAQTFRDYGAHFYSAVWSTRDGFCRDVWLSIGPRGITIYSRYNQMSIESCSTNRIVLQCLPWHHIRTFYYNKKSLYIIPNSYSGLSKIGIKYKLKMTDNKSYFSFWLASLHHRLYLKLYAKEDFINYLADELNCAINQEGSPKKVECSNYQDSYNLAVRNPIRSKRPMRRRFKMDIFGDKNKENEKPNTEELLRQVLSPLHSEENLLNTSTMDLHRENSSNECLSSSESCSLPKRHGVKMGTRVFNGMKPFNKYGQTSPPNNYTNHHRSDEIVTTQSDSDDFSLDRKQCTINSMRLLPERHYNTSLSNIPTAYVLESPKIYPENHCYIASNDSCLNTSLFERLDNMECVQGERLFVTAVLQRDQMNALGLQVAEGSDGNVYIKSITSGSPADACKKLLPGDQIISVNGKTLLNIKYDKALELLQSAPQTVELIVLQNSQKYSHISTTEADTSDTDICKISGSIGSALDTEITDDELLNEEALKTIYALIKFTKEKVINRIKEKPTRQNSPNERSLYKSSSENKVYEENDLGTCSSQEDTPQKKNKFDTWRSCVSDSRPRRRPLSLSIPKEINFDRYLDENNKIKKSSLVCLQTAPSGPSDDDNNSVKNVALPRNFGLSRKWVGPVRYPVTPCKNVAPEAGAASRSDADVTRRHFVYGIGDSDEDQIFL